A portion of the Paenibacillus marchantiae genome contains these proteins:
- a CDS encoding cache domain-containing sensor histidine kinase — MFFSLKSRLIAFIVVLFVLCFGTLSFLLFKESRTVIRSYIESSALEKMEEYGSYVDMVQMQIYDVASLVFNSDIAKNWDNAMSDPNLPEGEKMLVNLAMSRFLTQATNSYTSISDVSIYRRNGLRIGSENQVTTDPLFLQELWYKNFFISGNHWLPAHTDQHENIRDHGNPVVSLLMPIGTFHHATAQNVMKINVSESYFLEPLNRIHLAESSTIFLLGEQGGPILSQQANQLGAEALAEIDQIRNNSLKSGVVYLNNDEGQRDILVYKKLGRTGWMLAGLAPEKELYSSLHKLQSTILVVTIVLILVSLFAAAWLSYGVTKPLTRLVLAMRQVQRGAFDQAESLLPPDKNVKSEVSYVISTFRYMISRLRQHIQNEFELKLLRQQAEYKALLMQINPHFMFNTLELVSSLAMQRRTDDTVQVIEDLGKMMRFSMNTSDDRVQLAEELAYIRHYISILQTRFGHKQDITLTQEGRLDSLVIIKFILQPLIENAVKYSFQHQTTAEVHIQISRRNNRLHFNISDNGPGIPAEIIQKIHDPVEASQLEPLLRSQSWHIGLGNVVARCRLHYGSLFNIQIENGEHNGTSIELILPAQEEYDVQRIDRR, encoded by the coding sequence ATGTTTTTCTCATTAAAAAGCCGCCTGATCGCCTTTATCGTTGTGCTCTTCGTTCTTTGTTTTGGCACACTCTCCTTCCTACTCTTTAAGGAATCACGTACCGTGATCCGCTCTTACATTGAATCCTCTGCTCTTGAGAAGATGGAGGAATACGGCTCCTATGTCGATATGGTTCAAATGCAGATCTATGATGTAGCTTCTCTTGTTTTCAACAGCGATATCGCCAAGAACTGGGATAACGCGATGAGTGACCCCAACCTTCCTGAAGGGGAAAAGATGCTTGTCAATCTGGCGATGAGCCGTTTTCTGACCCAGGCTACGAACAGCTACACCAGTATCTCCGATGTATCCATCTATCGACGAAACGGGCTGAGGATTGGCAGTGAAAATCAAGTAACGACCGACCCTCTCTTCTTGCAAGAATTATGGTACAAAAATTTCTTTATCTCAGGGAATCACTGGCTGCCTGCACATACCGATCAACATGAAAATATAAGGGATCACGGCAACCCGGTAGTTAGCCTGCTGATGCCCATTGGGACCTTTCACCATGCTACAGCCCAAAATGTGATGAAAATTAATGTCAGCGAATCTTACTTTCTGGAACCGCTTAACCGAATCCATCTGGCCGAAAGCAGCACTATTTTTCTGCTGGGCGAACAAGGAGGCCCTATTCTTTCCCAACAGGCCAATCAGCTTGGTGCCGAAGCTTTAGCAGAAATCGATCAGATTCGGAACAACTCGCTCAAATCGGGTGTGGTGTACCTGAACAATGATGAAGGACAGCGTGACATTCTGGTATACAAAAAGCTAGGGCGTACGGGCTGGATGCTAGCGGGTCTGGCACCGGAAAAAGAGCTATATTCTTCTCTTCACAAACTTCAGAGTACCATTCTGGTGGTCACCATTGTTCTCATTCTCGTCTCTTTGTTTGCCGCTGCCTGGCTCTCTTATGGCGTCACCAAACCTTTAACACGACTGGTATTGGCCATGAGACAGGTACAACGCGGCGCATTCGATCAAGCAGAGTCCCTTCTACCTCCGGACAAAAATGTAAAAAGCGAAGTCAGTTATGTCATCTCCACTTTCCGCTACATGATCAGCCGATTGCGACAGCACATCCAGAATGAATTCGAGTTGAAGCTGCTCCGCCAGCAAGCTGAGTATAAAGCGCTGCTCATGCAGATTAATCCCCATTTTATGTTTAACACGCTGGAACTGGTGAGCAGTCTCGCCATGCAGCGCCGAACAGATGATACAGTTCAGGTCATTGAGGATCTGGGCAAAATGATGCGATTCTCCATGAATACAAGTGACGACAGGGTACAGCTTGCAGAGGAACTGGCTTATATCCGGCACTATATCTCCATTCTGCAAACCCGTTTCGGTCATAAGCAGGACATTACTCTGACACAGGAAGGCAGGCTGGATTCCCTGGTCATCATCAAATTTATTCTTCAGCCGCTTATTGAGAATGCCGTCAAATACAGCTTCCAGCATCAGACGACGGCAGAAGTACACATCCAGATCTCCAGACGGAATAACCGCCTGCATTTCAACATTTCAGACAATGGGCCCGGGATTCCAGCCGAAATCATCCAGAAAATTCATGATCCTGTTGAAGCATCTCAGCTCGAACCCCTATTGCGAAGCCAAAGCTGGCACATTGGGCTCGGTAATGTGGTTGCACGCTGCCGCTTGCATTACGGAAGTCTGTTTAACATTCAGATCGAGAACGGAGAGCATAACGGCACGTCTATTGAACTGATTCTACCCGCACAGGAGGAATATGATGTACAACGTATTGATCGCAGATGA
- a CDS encoding Gfo/Idh/MocA family oxidoreductase — translation MSNKKRYVLVGTGGRAEFFYGALAQNFRKTSELAAFCDINQIRMNYANQLLREKYKYNEVPTYTADQFDQMIENEKPDFVIVTSIDRTHHKYIIRAMELGCDVVTEKPMTIDEHKCQDILDAVKRTGQNIRVTFNYRYAPHHTKIRELIQNDTIGKVTSVHFEWLLNTRHGADYFRRWHRDKRNSGGLLVHKSTHHFDLVNFWIGSQPETVFAFGDLMYYGRENAEERGVTQFYTRATGNPLAQEDPFALHLDSDAYLKAMYLDAEPEDGYQRDQSVFGDGINIEDTMGVLVQYQNKAILTYSLVAYQPWEGYRIAINGTKGRIEMNIVEQSYVNSLGDKNLEGALIGKTLRVLPMFDAPYEVQVEEKEGGHGGGDPVLLNDLFGEPAEDPYHRAANQFDGARSILTGIAANRAIATGLPVRINNLVRF, via the coding sequence ATGAGTAACAAAAAACGCTATGTATTGGTCGGAACAGGCGGCCGTGCTGAATTTTTCTATGGAGCATTAGCCCAAAATTTCAGGAAAACATCCGAACTTGCAGCTTTTTGCGATATTAACCAGATACGCATGAATTACGCCAATCAGTTGCTGAGGGAAAAATATAAATACAATGAGGTGCCAACCTATACTGCAGATCAGTTCGATCAGATGATTGAGAACGAGAAGCCGGACTTCGTCATTGTAACCAGTATCGACCGCACCCACCACAAATACATCATTCGAGCAATGGAGCTTGGCTGTGATGTTGTGACTGAGAAGCCCATGACCATCGATGAGCATAAATGTCAGGATATTCTTGATGCCGTCAAACGGACTGGACAAAACATACGCGTCACCTTTAACTACCGCTATGCGCCGCACCATACCAAAATACGGGAATTGATTCAGAATGACACGATCGGAAAAGTGACTTCGGTCCACTTCGAATGGCTGTTGAATACGCGCCATGGCGCAGATTACTTCCGCCGCTGGCACCGGGACAAGCGTAATAGTGGCGGACTGCTCGTACACAAATCCACGCATCACTTCGACTTGGTCAATTTCTGGATCGGTTCGCAGCCTGAGACCGTCTTCGCATTCGGCGATCTCATGTATTATGGTAGAGAGAACGCAGAGGAACGAGGCGTGACCCAGTTTTACACTCGTGCAACAGGCAACCCGCTTGCGCAAGAAGATCCTTTTGCCCTGCACCTGGATTCGGATGCATATCTCAAAGCCATGTATCTGGATGCTGAGCCGGAAGACGGCTACCAGCGGGATCAAAGCGTATTCGGAGATGGCATCAACATCGAGGATACGATGGGCGTTCTTGTCCAGTATCAGAATAAAGCCATATTGACCTATTCACTGGTTGCATACCAGCCGTGGGAAGGTTATCGCATCGCCATTAACGGCACCAAAGGCCGGATCGAAATGAATATTGTGGAACAATCCTATGTTAACTCGCTGGGTGACAAAAATCTTGAAGGTGCATTGATTGGGAAAACACTGCGAGTCCTTCCCATGTTCGATGCTCCATACGAGGTTCAGGTCGAGGAAAAAGAAGGCGGCCATGGCGGAGGTGATCCTGTACTTCTGAATGATCTGTTTGGAGAGCCAGCGGAAGATCCCTACCACCGCGCTGCCAACCAATTCGACGGAGCAAGATCCATCCTCACCGGAATTGCAGCCAATCGCGCTATCGCAACTGGTTTACCTGTTCGCATCAACAATCTGGTTCGTTTCTAG
- a CDS encoding AraC family transcriptional regulator codes for MIQTFRADYHDPTGYLNIEYDRRIGYFSMTDDHLHDHYELYYLLSGERIYFIKDRTYRVQAGDFVFINRNTVHKTMESGRPDHDRIVLYIKPELFTELAILPELAEGLKEPFGWNIPILRLPSQVSETAERMVSEMIDEMVHNRAGSSLLLRHRSVELLLFAYRNKHLGTVHSADSEPVLHPKAQAVVRYLNDNYHQDLALPEVAELFRISPHYLSRLFKQTTGFTFSDYLNLLRVKEAQRLLRESEDSITEIALRAGFSNFSHFGKMFKRTVQVSPRTYRQEFREVGSTRVLR; via the coding sequence ATGATACAGACATTTCGAGCGGATTACCATGATCCCACCGGATATTTGAATATCGAATATGATCGCCGCATTGGATATTTTTCCATGACGGATGACCATCTGCATGACCATTATGAGCTGTACTACCTGCTATCGGGTGAGCGTATATACTTCATCAAGGATCGAACTTACCGGGTCCAAGCCGGAGATTTCGTATTCATTAACCGGAATACCGTTCATAAAACGATGGAGAGTGGAAGGCCAGATCATGATCGAATTGTTCTGTATATCAAGCCAGAACTGTTCACCGAATTGGCCATTTTACCTGAGCTGGCAGAGGGCCTTAAGGAGCCATTCGGCTGGAATATTCCCATTCTGAGGCTTCCTTCACAGGTAAGTGAAACAGCGGAACGAATGGTCAGTGAAATGATTGATGAGATGGTCCATAACAGAGCTGGAAGCAGCCTGCTGCTGCGTCACCGATCCGTTGAACTCCTGTTGTTTGCTTACCGCAATAAACATTTGGGCACCGTGCACTCGGCCGATAGTGAGCCGGTTCTGCATCCCAAGGCACAGGCAGTGGTGCGTTATCTCAACGATAACTATCATCAGGATTTAGCGCTGCCGGAGGTTGCTGAATTATTTCGAATTAGTCCCCATTACCTCAGCCGTCTGTTCAAACAGACCACAGGTTTCACGTTCAGCGATTACCTCAATCTGCTTCGGGTGAAGGAGGCACAGCGGTTGCTGCGTGAAAGCGAGGATTCAATAACCGAGATCGCTCTGAGAGCGGGATTCAGCAATTTTTCACATTTCGGGAAGATGTTCAAGCGTACGGTTCAGGTGTCACCGAGGACATATCGACAGGAGTTTAGAGAAGTAGGTTCGACGAGAGTGCTGAGATAG
- a CDS encoding glycoside hydrolase family protein gives MSAPLFRDPIFDGAADPVVVWNRSEQTWWMIYTNRRATAGGPKFAWVHGTDLGVASSADGGQSWTYRGTLTGLEHEWGHNTFWAPEIFWHEGKYHMYVSYIQGVPHDWAGHDRHILHYTSTDLICWTFHGKLELSSDRVIDACIYPLPNGKFRMWYKDEANSSHTYAADSPDLYQWDVIGPVIAGRAHEGPNVFRFGDSYWMIVDEWRGQAVYKSDDLENWEWNSLILDQPGNREDDGVIGLHADVVVQDDEAYIFYFTHPDRFEGIDHASEPARRSSIQAARLDVIDGVLVCPRNEELQMKLRPENDTSNISV, from the coding sequence ATGAGTGCACCATTGTTTCGTGATCCCATCTTTGATGGAGCTGCTGATCCGGTCGTTGTATGGAATCGTTCCGAGCAAACCTGGTGGATGATCTATACCAATCGCAGAGCCACAGCCGGAGGGCCAAAGTTCGCCTGGGTGCATGGCACGGATTTGGGCGTAGCTTCTTCAGCTGACGGTGGACAGTCTTGGACTTATCGCGGTACGTTAACCGGGTTGGAGCATGAATGGGGACATAATACGTTCTGGGCTCCAGAAATTTTCTGGCATGAAGGCAAGTATCACATGTATGTCAGTTACATTCAAGGGGTGCCCCATGACTGGGCGGGCCATGATCGGCACATTTTGCATTACACCAGTACGGATCTGATATGTTGGACTTTTCACGGCAAACTGGAGCTTAGCTCGGATCGTGTGATTGATGCGTGTATTTACCCGCTGCCGAACGGAAAATTCCGGATGTGGTACAAGGATGAAGCTAATTCGTCCCATACGTATGCAGCAGATAGCCCGGATCTCTATCAATGGGATGTGATTGGACCGGTTATTGCAGGACGTGCGCATGAAGGGCCGAACGTATTTCGTTTCGGTGATTCGTATTGGATGATTGTTGACGAATGGAGAGGACAGGCCGTTTACAAATCGGATGACCTGGAGAATTGGGAATGGAACAGTCTGATTCTCGATCAGCCAGGAAATCGTGAGGATGATGGTGTAATCGGTTTGCATGCAGATGTCGTCGTACAGGATGATGAAGCCTATATCTTTTATTTTACCCACCCGGATCGGTTCGAAGGTATCGATCATGCCAGCGAACCCGCACGTCGTTCCTCCATTCAGGCCGCACGTCTCGATGTCATTGATGGTGTGTTGGTCTGTCCACGGAATGAAGAGTTACAGATGAAGTTGCGACCTGAGAACGATACAAGTAATATTTCGGTTTGA
- a CDS encoding RidA family protein, whose protein sequence is MIQTRLDELGIVLPQASTPAAKYTNAVIVNGIMYVSGKGPDTRERGKLGEQFTTEQGYEFARNAAIEVLAVVQEVLGSLDRVKRVVKVQGFINATASYEEHHKVLNGFSDLMLDVFGEQGVHARSVFGAVSIRDNLPLIIDSIFQVEE, encoded by the coding sequence ATGATACAGACCAGATTGGACGAATTGGGCATTGTATTGCCCCAAGCAAGTACGCCGGCAGCAAAGTATACCAATGCGGTGATTGTAAATGGAATCATGTATGTGTCCGGTAAAGGGCCGGATACGCGAGAGCGTGGCAAACTCGGGGAGCAGTTTACGACGGAGCAGGGATATGAATTTGCCCGAAATGCTGCCATCGAGGTGTTGGCTGTTGTTCAGGAAGTGCTTGGTTCGCTGGATCGGGTGAAACGGGTGGTTAAAGTGCAGGGGTTCATCAATGCCACTGCCTCGTACGAGGAGCACCATAAAGTGTTAAACGGGTTCTCGGATCTCATGCTGGATGTGTTCGGAGAACAGGGAGTACACGCCCGTTCCGTATTTGGTGCTGTATCCATAAGGGATAACTTGCCGCTGATCATTGACTCGATATTCCAGGTGGAGGAGTAG
- a CDS encoding IucA/IucC family protein: MTKDNVTIDPFQQTVHPSLVSPSGIARQEMLSRILNAYLRETEQHDPYVRIATRPDLSLVIELPRTGQRIYGNLLHRSAAGHHVYGDKFHIAESGGAQPDGWREVSFEQITTLLLDEISSVEPNLEARMLKRVELEQMVYNSLEHMTSYLEHALNTTSPVTLDFRYLEQALLCGHPFHPTPKSLEGFSSSDSHAYSPEFGVSFPLSCFAVTPELVLEDWLDTVDYGSEAPWVPAEMAEAAWKHLSLESKQYVLLPCHPWQAAYLRTLEPVKSLLQQGTLIDLGTTGPSVYPTSSVRTVWNPKEGCFYKLSLHIRITNFIRENNEEQLLRTLDASRIVQQIQDRWTSEKFQILLEKGYRSLKVPEIPSSTQDALISGFSMILREAPESCRSASGAPYVVASLMEVLPGETEPLLFRAVRESLQSSSSPDRVNDTRVQTDWYEWLRQYLELSMVPLVELYAETGISLEAHVQNSMLRLEDGMPATFVVRDLEGISVNRALAEQQGWIDQVVNANSPVLYTEKESRHRLKYYFFVNHLSHVVQRLAYYTGQQEQPYWRVVRNTLEELRKKTAESSHINDVIRDLLTTETLPAKANLLSRFHQRGETPLYVNIPNPMR; this comes from the coding sequence ATGACCAAGGATAACGTCACCATCGATCCATTCCAGCAGACTGTTCATCCCTCTTTAGTATCGCCGAGCGGAATTGCCCGTCAGGAGATGCTAAGCCGTATATTGAACGCCTATCTTCGAGAAACCGAACAGCATGATCCTTATGTTCGAATTGCCACGCGGCCAGACCTTTCGCTTGTTATTGAGCTTCCGCGTACTGGTCAGAGGATATATGGAAATCTGCTTCATCGTTCCGCCGCTGGACATCATGTCTATGGCGACAAGTTTCACATTGCAGAATCAGGCGGGGCACAGCCCGATGGTTGGAGAGAAGTTTCTTTTGAACAAATAACGACGCTGTTGCTCGATGAAATATCATCTGTAGAACCCAATCTAGAAGCCCGAATGTTGAAAAGAGTAGAGCTGGAGCAGATGGTTTACAACAGTTTGGAGCATATGACCTCCTATTTGGAGCACGCGCTGAACACAACCTCTCCTGTAACATTGGATTTTCGCTATCTGGAACAGGCACTGCTATGTGGTCATCCATTTCATCCAACTCCGAAAAGTCTGGAGGGCTTCAGTTCTTCGGATTCGCATGCCTATTCGCCAGAATTTGGCGTTAGCTTTCCTCTCAGCTGTTTTGCGGTCACACCTGAACTCGTGTTGGAGGATTGGCTGGATACCGTGGACTATGGCAGTGAAGCACCATGGGTTCCTGCGGAAATGGCCGAGGCCGCTTGGAAGCACCTCTCTCTGGAAAGCAAACAGTATGTCCTGCTCCCTTGTCATCCTTGGCAGGCTGCCTATTTGCGGACACTTGAACCTGTAAAATCCTTATTACAACAAGGTACCTTGATTGATCTGGGCACTACCGGGCCTTCCGTGTATCCTACCTCATCGGTGCGCACGGTCTGGAATCCGAAGGAAGGTTGTTTCTACAAGCTGTCTCTTCATATTCGAATTACAAACTTTATTCGCGAGAACAATGAAGAGCAGTTGCTGCGCACACTGGATGCATCCAGAATAGTACAGCAGATTCAGGATCGCTGGACGTCAGAGAAATTTCAAATTTTGCTGGAAAAAGGCTACCGTAGCTTGAAGGTTCCAGAGATACCTTCGTCTACTCAGGATGCGCTGATCTCGGGATTCTCCATGATCCTGCGTGAAGCACCAGAGTCTTGCCGCTCTGCTTCAGGGGCGCCTTATGTTGTGGCCTCTCTCATGGAGGTGCTTCCCGGAGAAACTGAACCGCTGTTGTTCCGGGCTGTCCGGGAAAGTCTCCAATCATCTTCGTCGCCGGATCGTGTAAATGATACGAGGGTGCAGACAGACTGGTATGAATGGCTTCGTCAATATTTGGAGTTGTCCATGGTTCCACTTGTGGAACTGTATGCCGAGACAGGCATTAGTCTGGAAGCTCATGTACAGAATTCCATGCTGCGTCTTGAAGACGGCATGCCTGCCACATTTGTGGTTAGGGATCTGGAGGGCATCAGTGTCAATCGAGCCTTAGCGGAACAGCAAGGTTGGATCGATCAGGTTGTCAATGCCAACAGTCCTGTTTTGTATACCGAAAAAGAATCACGGCATCGATTGAAATATTATTTTTTTGTCAATCACCTCAGTCATGTGGTCCAACGTCTGGCATACTATACTGGTCAACAGGAGCAGCCATACTGGAGGGTGGTGAGAAATACGTTGGAGGAGCTTCGGAAAAAGACAGCCGAGTCCTCGCACATCAACGACGTCATTCGTGATCTGTTGACCACCGAGACCTTACCGGCCAAAGCCAATCTGCTCAGCCGGTTCCATCAGCGTGGTGAGACGCCGCTATACGTCAACATTCCCAATCCAATGAGGTAA
- a CDS encoding MFS transporter: MAWKQSVRILWGGRFLSSAGLTGISPFIPYYMEHLNAGTPEEVLMWTGLSVSAPALSYALLTPFWGKIGDRWSRKWMVVRALVGLALSMFLMGIAQTPFQFFLFRLCQGAFGGISDASSAFVGTHAPDQKQGSALGQLERASAAGLLVGPLLGSICVNTWGSRPLLFITASLTLSFAVLAAIVLTGATTHRTRTAKNNTQVSPVEQHQPSVAMLNNHRKNKNKSGIIHAFVSLITHPIARRLVIAGIIFKLADFATFTMFTPFIREIVPSSGAAALTVGVLLAMSSVGELVGASWWGKRNDRYLPERNLRLAGLLCGLCLLAHTLPLGVAWLLVVRFLQGFFYSALLQTVMLNVLKSSTDQDRGVRIGATNSMLMAGQIAGPSIGVLIGGIWGIPAVFLVMGTVMLAASLAVRRPAVHEPKAPVQLPLQ; encoded by the coding sequence ATGGCATGGAAACAGAGCGTCCGCATTTTGTGGGGTGGGCGCTTTCTTTCCAGTGCCGGGCTGACTGGAATCAGCCCTTTTATACCGTACTACATGGAGCATCTGAACGCGGGAACGCCGGAAGAAGTGCTGATGTGGACAGGTCTGTCCGTATCTGCACCTGCTCTATCCTACGCACTGCTAACCCCTTTTTGGGGTAAGATCGGAGATCGTTGGAGTCGAAAATGGATGGTTGTCAGAGCGCTGGTCGGACTGGCCCTTAGCATGTTTCTGATGGGCATTGCCCAGACGCCCTTTCAATTCTTTTTGTTCCGTCTCTGCCAGGGGGCTTTCGGTGGCATATCTGATGCGAGCAGTGCGTTTGTGGGAACCCATGCCCCTGACCAAAAACAGGGTTCTGCGCTCGGACAGTTGGAGCGGGCATCGGCAGCAGGTCTGCTCGTGGGACCACTGCTAGGAAGCATATGTGTAAACACATGGGGAAGTCGTCCGCTATTGTTCATTACGGCCTCGTTGACGTTGAGTTTTGCTGTGCTTGCCGCAATCGTATTAACGGGGGCGACGACGCATCGGACTCGTACGGCCAAGAACAATACTCAAGTATCTCCTGTGGAACAGCACCAGCCTTCGGTCGCTATGTTGAACAACCATAGAAAAAACAAAAACAAGAGCGGAATTATCCATGCCTTCGTTTCGCTGATTACACATCCGATTGCCCGAAGACTCGTTATCGCAGGCATCATTTTCAAGCTCGCAGATTTTGCAACATTTACGATGTTTACTCCGTTTATTCGTGAAATCGTCCCTTCCTCAGGTGCAGCTGCACTTACCGTCGGGGTTCTGCTCGCGATGTCTTCGGTTGGTGAATTGGTTGGCGCATCGTGGTGGGGTAAGCGAAACGATCGTTACTTACCCGAACGCAATCTCCGGCTGGCTGGTTTGTTATGCGGCTTGTGCCTGCTTGCACATACACTTCCACTCGGGGTGGCCTGGCTGCTGGTTGTACGTTTTCTGCAAGGATTCTTCTACAGCGCCCTATTGCAGACGGTCATGCTCAACGTGCTCAAATCCTCCACCGATCAGGATCGGGGCGTGCGCATCGGAGCTACCAACAGCATGTTAATGGCTGGTCAGATTGCCGGTCCGTCCATTGGGGTTCTAATCGGAGGTATCTGGGGAATTCCAGCTGTATTTCTTGTCATGGGGACAGTCATGCTCGCCGCTTCGCTTGCTGTACGCCGCCCAGCGGTTCATGAGCCAAAAGCTCCCGTACAACTGCCACTCCAATAA
- the sbnA gene encoding 2,3-diaminopropionate biosynthesis protein SbnA, with protein sequence MEQSTLQIKDRSLKVADSIIDCIGQTPLVRLNSLFGSSGASVYAKLEMMNPGGSMKDRPARYIIEQGLRDGTIKPDTHLIESTSGNLGIGLALTAKRYGLKFTCVVDPKITSTNLRMITYLGAQVDMVTEPDEHGSYLQSRIRRVKELASQDPAGYWINQYANPLNWQAHYHGAGQEIVEQMDGQIDVLVCAVSTTGSILGISRRVKEANPHALIVAVDAVGSIIFGTPSRQRELPGIGANRVPELFSPNEIDQVIHVDDRESVLGCQKLLEREGIFAGGSSGSLVAALEKLVPTLRPSAKVVTVFADRGERYLDSVYDEQWVNQLPPSQTIKSI encoded by the coding sequence ATGGAACAAAGTACCCTGCAAATCAAGGATCGCTCGCTTAAAGTTGCGGATTCCATTATCGATTGTATTGGTCAAACACCACTGGTTCGCTTGAATTCCCTGTTCGGATCTTCAGGAGCATCGGTGTATGCCAAGCTGGAAATGATGAACCCCGGCGGCAGCATGAAAGATCGACCTGCAAGATACATTATCGAGCAGGGTCTGCGAGACGGAACGATCAAACCGGATACGCATCTTATCGAGAGCACTTCAGGAAACTTGGGAATCGGTCTCGCATTAACCGCCAAACGATATGGCCTGAAATTCACCTGTGTGGTTGATCCAAAAATCACATCAACGAATCTGAGAATGATAACCTACCTCGGGGCACAGGTTGACATGGTTACTGAACCGGACGAACACGGAAGTTATTTGCAATCCCGTATTCGCAGGGTCAAGGAGTTAGCCAGTCAGGACCCGGCAGGTTACTGGATCAACCAGTATGCCAACCCTTTGAACTGGCAAGCTCACTATCATGGTGCAGGTCAGGAGATTGTGGAGCAGATGGATGGACAGATAGACGTACTAGTGTGTGCAGTGAGTACGACTGGAAGTATTCTGGGCATATCCCGCCGTGTGAAAGAGGCAAATCCGCATGCGCTAATCGTAGCCGTTGATGCAGTTGGCTCGATCATTTTTGGCACACCATCACGTCAGCGTGAATTGCCGGGTATCGGCGCCAACCGTGTCCCTGAGTTATTCAGCCCGAACGAGATTGACCAAGTTATTCATGTGGACGATCGGGAATCTGTGCTGGGCTGCCAGAAGCTGCTGGAACGGGAAGGCATTTTTGCAGGAGGTTCGTCCGGATCACTGGTTGCTGCACTGGAAAAACTGGTTCCAACCTTGCGGCCTTCAGCCAAGGTGGTTACTGTTTTCGCAGATCGTGGAGAACGTTATCTGGACAGTGTGTATGACGAGCAATGGGTTAATCAATTGCCGCCAAGCCAAACGATCAAGAGTATATAA
- the sbnB gene encoding 2,3-diaminopropionate biosynthesis protein SbnB: MSTVQDHSLLYMSKQDIIDLGGLYSQPYVKAVTRALELHAKRDIVQPLKPYLRVNEESGHIADRIIAMPAYVGGDVAISGLKWIGSKHDNPAKRHKERASALIILNDPESNYPVAVMEGSVISGMRTAAVTAIGARYLAREGFRTVSVIGCGVIARMQITSLLEQFDSIRTIHLYDLNADTARQLADEIGSRFDQVEVRVEDSSEQAVRQAEVLVTATVASSPHIPYEWIAKGTFVSNISIMDLHKDVFTQADKVVVDDWDQSNREKKIINQLVLEGKFSREQLHAELGEILIGEKPGREHEDEIIVLNPMGMAIEDISSAAEMYARAVEQGKGTRLWL, translated from the coding sequence ATGAGTACCGTTCAGGATCATAGCCTTTTGTATATGAGTAAACAGGATATTATAGATCTGGGAGGGCTGTATTCACAGCCATATGTCAAAGCAGTAACCCGTGCACTGGAGCTTCATGCCAAGCGGGATATCGTGCAACCGTTGAAGCCTTATCTGCGGGTTAACGAGGAGAGCGGTCATATTGCCGATCGCATTATTGCGATGCCTGCGTATGTGGGTGGCGATGTAGCGATCAGTGGTCTCAAGTGGATTGGGAGCAAACATGATAATCCGGCCAAGCGTCATAAGGAACGTGCAAGCGCTCTTATTATCCTCAATGATCCGGAAAGCAACTATCCGGTGGCGGTGATGGAAGGCAGCGTGATCAGCGGGATGCGTACGGCGGCAGTTACAGCTATCGGGGCAAGGTATTTAGCCAGAGAAGGTTTCCGCACAGTGAGCGTGATTGGCTGCGGGGTGATCGCCAGAATGCAGATCACCTCGCTGCTTGAACAATTTGACTCCATTCGGACCATCCATTTGTATGACCTGAATGCCGATACGGCCCGCCAGCTTGCCGATGAAATTGGTTCGCGTTTTGATCAGGTTGAAGTACGGGTGGAAGATTCGTCAGAACAAGCGGTACGACAAGCGGAAGTACTCGTAACAGCTACGGTAGCCTCATCGCCGCATATTCCGTATGAATGGATTGCCAAAGGTACATTTGTCAGCAACATCTCGATTATGGATTTGCACAAGGATGTATTTACGCAGGCAGACAAAGTAGTCGTGGACGATTGGGATCAATCCAACCGGGAGAAAAAGATTATTAATCAGCTGGTGCTGGAGGGCAAATTCTCCCGTGAGCAGCTTCACGCTGAACTCGGCGAGATCCTGATAGGGGAAAAGCCAGGACGCGAACATGAGGATGAGATTATTGTGCTGAACCCGATGGGGATGGCGATTGAGGATATTTCCAGTGCGGCAGAGATGTATGCAAGAGCCGTTGAACAAGGAAAGGGCACACGTTTATGGCTATAG